The following are from one region of the Pectobacterium actinidiae genome:
- a CDS encoding Rpn family recombination-promoting nuclease/putative transposase — protein sequence MAAHDAIFKQFLSDPAVAKDFFAIHLPEEIRHICDFSSLQLQSASFVDEELHARISDMLYSIQTTTGQGYIYCVIEHQSRPEKLMPFRLLRYALAAMQQHLSQGHDTLPLVVPLLFYHGQRSPYPYTLRWLDGFADVIQAEKLYNAPFPLVDLTVIPDEDIKTHRRVALLELVQKHIRTRNMLELAQDIGLLFERWQVPLPQKRAMLFYIARSGNTSKPAEFIETVAQSLSTDREAIMTIAQQLEKIGFEKGIKQGMKASAQNIARQLLLSGMEPAQVCKITQLSTAELAQLVDSSNE from the coding sequence ATGGCCGCGCATGATGCGATTTTTAAACAGTTTCTCAGCGACCCAGCCGTCGCAAAGGATTTTTTCGCCATTCACCTGCCAGAAGAAATCAGGCATATCTGCGACTTCAGCTCGCTGCAACTGCAATCAGCCTCTTTTGTGGACGAGGAACTACACGCAAGAATATCGGATATGCTGTACTCAATTCAGACCACCACAGGGCAAGGTTATATCTATTGCGTGATTGAGCATCAGAGCCGCCCAGAAAAGCTGATGCCGTTTCGCCTGCTGCGCTACGCGCTGGCTGCTATGCAGCAGCACCTCTCTCAAGGTCACGATACGTTGCCGCTCGTCGTTCCTTTACTGTTTTATCACGGCCAGCGTAGCCCTTATCCCTATACGCTGCGCTGGCTCGATGGATTTGCCGACGTTATTCAGGCAGAAAAGCTCTACAACGCCCCCTTTCCTTTGGTTGACCTAACTGTGATACCGGATGAGGACATCAAAACGCATCGCCGCGTAGCGCTGTTGGAACTGGTGCAAAAACACATTCGCACACGAAATATGCTGGAATTAGCACAGGATATCGGGCTATTATTTGAGCGCTGGCAGGTACCACTGCCGCAAAAAAGAGCGATGCTTTTTTACATCGCGCGGAGCGGCAACACGTCAAAGCCGGCAGAGTTTATTGAGACCGTCGCGCAGTCTCTGTCAACGGATCGGGAGGCGATCATGACTATCGCACAGCAGCTTGAGAAAATCGGGTTTGAAAAAGGTATCAAGCAAGGTATGAAAGCCAGTGCTCAAAATATTGCCCGTCAACTTCTACTTAGCGGCATGGAACCTGCTCAGGTTTGTAAAATTACTCAGTTGAGCACAGCGGAACTGGCACAGCTTGTTGATTCATCGAATGAGTAG
- a CDS encoding aryl-sulfate sulfotransferase, producing MGHPSVYPTGTTIYNPEKAWGGYTVFQALERGAVLVDMNGTELRLWEGLHGFPNKILPGGYILGHSGERDSRYGMQDMVDLIQVDWDGNVVWKFNGYEHITDPDLPPEWMARVHHDYQRSGNPVGYYAPGQEPQSIGGNTLLLAHTNLHNERISDKLLLDDTIIEVDWEGNILWEWRCSDHFDELGFDDDAKTALYNNPNLRKSGGGMGDWMHINSMSALGPNPWFDQGDTRFHPDNIIWDARESNIIAIIDKKSGNIVWQLGPNYNTPELKHIGWIIGQHHAHMIPAGLPGAGNILVFDNGGWAGYGAPNPASADGVKNAWRDYSRVLEINPVTLDIVWRYSPYEAGIPHPTDAFRFYSPYISNIQRLPNGNTLINEGANGRLFEVTADHEIVWEFISPYWGKTVNTNMLYRAYRVPYEWIPQLSRPQETLVIAPDNTQLRQPGAAAPGFASVVRIDGTRPYKKSGDALCVATDSDDLKRSPKLFAVNRERFTPLTAEEWSELTAQRGPQLLLVGAERCVHCKSLYRQLAVILDNEEYRQLPSHYLDADHHIALAEKLAVRTLPTLLWIENGEELARLSGAQQPERLRQWLTTQQS from the coding sequence ATGGGACACCCTTCCGTCTACCCAACCGGCACGACAATTTACAACCCGGAAAAAGCCTGGGGCGGCTACACCGTCTTTCAGGCGCTGGAACGGGGCGCGGTGCTGGTGGATATGAACGGCACCGAACTGCGCCTGTGGGAAGGCCTGCATGGCTTCCCTAACAAAATCCTGCCCGGCGGTTACATCCTCGGGCACAGCGGCGAACGTGATTCACGCTATGGCATGCAGGATATGGTCGATCTGATTCAGGTCGACTGGGACGGCAACGTCGTCTGGAAATTTAACGGCTATGAACACATTACCGATCCTGACCTTCCACCAGAATGGATGGCACGCGTCCACCATGACTACCAGCGCAGCGGCAATCCGGTCGGCTATTACGCGCCGGGTCAGGAACCACAGTCGATTGGCGGCAACACATTATTGCTGGCGCATACCAACCTGCATAATGAACGAATCAGCGACAAACTGCTGCTCGACGACACCATCATCGAAGTAGACTGGGAAGGTAATATCTTGTGGGAATGGCGTTGCAGCGACCATTTCGATGAACTCGGCTTTGATGACGATGCAAAAACCGCGCTGTACAACAATCCTAACCTGCGCAAAAGCGGCGGCGGGATGGGCGACTGGATGCACATCAACTCCATGTCGGCACTCGGTCCCAATCCGTGGTTCGATCAAGGCGATACCCGTTTCCACCCGGATAACATCATCTGGGACGCACGTGAATCCAACATCATCGCCATCATCGACAAGAAAAGTGGCAACATCGTCTGGCAGCTTGGCCCCAACTACAACACGCCTGAGCTCAAACACATCGGCTGGATTATCGGCCAGCATCACGCGCATATGATCCCCGCAGGCTTACCGGGCGCGGGCAATATTCTGGTGTTTGATAACGGCGGCTGGGCTGGCTACGGCGCGCCCAACCCGGCATCGGCCGACGGGGTGAAAAACGCCTGGCGTGACTATTCCCGCGTGCTGGAAATCAACCCGGTTACGCTGGATATTGTCTGGCGCTACTCACCCTACGAAGCGGGCATTCCACATCCGACGGACGCCTTCCGTTTTTACAGCCCGTACATCAGTAATATCCAGCGCCTGCCGAACGGCAATACGCTGATTAACGAAGGGGCCAACGGTCGGTTGTTTGAAGTCACCGCCGATCATGAAATCGTCTGGGAGTTTATTTCCCCCTATTGGGGTAAGACGGTGAACACCAACATGCTGTATCGCGCCTACCGCGTGCCCTATGAATGGATACCGCAGTTGTCGCGCCCACAGGAAACACTCGTGATTGCCCCTGATAATACTCAGCTACGCCAGCCCGGAGCCGCCGCGCCCGGCTTCGCCAGCGTGGTGAGGATTGATGGCACACGTCCTTATAAAAAGAGCGGCGATGCCCTGTGTGTCGCGACCGACAGCGACGATCTCAAGCGCAGTCCTAAGCTCTTTGCCGTTAACCGCGAGCGCTTCACGCCGCTTACTGCCGAAGAGTGGTCTGAACTGACAGCGCAACGTGGCCCACAGCTGCTGCTAGTCGGCGCGGAGCGCTGCGTCCACTGCAAAAGCCTCTACCGCCAGTTAGCAGTGATTCTGGATAACGAAGAGTACCGACAATTACCGAGCCATTATCTGGACGCCGATCATCACATTGCACTGGCGGAGAAATTGGCGGTCAGAACGTTGCCGACCTTACTCTGGATCGAAAACGGTGAAGAGCTTGCTCGCTTGAGTGGCGCGCAACAGCCCGAACGCCTGCGCCAGTGGCTGACCACGCAACAGAGCTAA
- a CDS encoding ABC transporter ATP-binding protein: MTSTPLDVSPPVVQFDRLRKQFRVQGESLTVIDDFSLSIHSGELVAIVGSSGCGKSTLLRMLVGLDNDYQGRVLVEGKTVRGIGRERGMVFQEPRLFPWLTVRQNIALGLANEAINNNERKRLIDHFIQLVHLQDFADALPAQLSGGMAQRVAIARGLVANPRILMLDEPFGALDALTRQQMQQELRRIHQAEGTTTLLVTHDVEEAVYLADRVVVLAPRPGRIRQIATISLPHPRQRDSQAFHQQCSELLALLTQPADTAADLSSLNT; the protein is encoded by the coding sequence ATGACGTCCACACCCCTTGACGTATCACCGCCAGTAGTGCAGTTCGATCGCCTGCGTAAACAGTTTCGTGTTCAGGGGGAGTCGCTGACGGTAATCGATGATTTTTCCCTGTCGATTCACAGCGGTGAACTGGTCGCCATTGTCGGCAGCAGCGGCTGCGGCAAATCTACGCTGTTACGCATGCTGGTCGGTCTGGACAACGACTATCAGGGACGCGTACTGGTCGAAGGAAAAACCGTGCGCGGCATCGGACGTGAGCGCGGCATGGTGTTTCAGGAACCGCGCCTGTTTCCGTGGCTGACGGTGCGGCAAAACATCGCACTTGGACTGGCGAATGAAGCAATCAATAACAACGAACGCAAGCGCCTGATCGACCATTTTATTCAGCTCGTCCATTTGCAGGATTTTGCCGATGCCCTGCCCGCCCAGCTTTCCGGCGGCATGGCGCAGCGTGTGGCCATCGCACGTGGGCTCGTCGCCAATCCACGCATCCTGATGCTGGATGAACCTTTTGGCGCGCTGGATGCGTTGACCCGTCAGCAGATGCAGCAGGAGCTGCGCCGCATTCATCAGGCGGAAGGTACCACCACGCTGCTGGTCACTCACGACGTCGAGGAAGCCGTTTATCTCGCCGATCGTGTTGTCGTGCTGGCACCGCGGCCAGGACGTATCCGCCAGATTGCGACCATTTCGCTACCGCATCCACGCCAGCGTGACAGTCAGGCCTTTCACCAGCAGTGCAGCGAACTACTTGCACTGCTGACACAGCCTGCCGATACGGCCGCCGACCTATCTTCTTTGAACACGTAA
- a CDS encoding ABC transporter permease codes for MNKSILLKKTAIVWPALPIARVYSLVVSIVVPLIVPLALLALWYISTHYGWMPAQILPAPDIVAKTAVELWHNDLLPQLFISLQRLASGLLAGVLAGTLLGALMGASRRAEHLLHPTVYALAQIPTLGWIPLFMVLFGIDDGLKLAVIIKAVLIPVTLHTQTGVRNVPHALQEIARTLRLPWHQRLIKLTLPAALPTWLTGLRLALSQAWVSLIVVELLASSQGIGYLLVWGRQLFQLDIVFVCIAVIGLAGLTMEWAINQLEHRLVFWPHPPLSRLTAAPSRRLSALVFPFLLLLLWQQASRFSWIDPLLLPPPADVWHMLLQGVRDGSLTEAMQASLTRALAGAIGGIVVGLVCGVLLGLNATSDALFTPTVATLRQIALFAWLPLLTAWVGNDETGKITFVALASFFPMLVASHRGIRQRSQALQEVAQVLQLRLSTRLRVLILPGAAPAIFAGLRLSLIYAWLGTIGAEYFMSSGTGIGSLMINAQQLLDMPLIISGMLLIGLTGAVLDRVGLGLEQRMTRWRSAGEIV; via the coding sequence ATGAATAAGTCGATACTGCTGAAAAAAACCGCGATCGTCTGGCCTGCTTTGCCAATTGCGCGGGTCTATTCTCTTGTCGTGTCAATTGTGGTGCCGTTAATCGTGCCGCTGGCGCTGCTGGCACTGTGGTATATCAGCACCCATTACGGCTGGATGCCCGCCCAGATTCTCCCAGCTCCCGACATCGTCGCGAAAACCGCCGTCGAACTCTGGCATAACGATCTTCTGCCGCAGCTCTTTATCAGCCTGCAACGGCTGGCTAGCGGCCTGCTAGCCGGCGTACTGGCGGGGACGCTGCTTGGGGCGCTGATGGGAGCTTCACGCCGCGCCGAACACCTGCTGCACCCCACCGTCTACGCGCTGGCACAAATCCCAACGCTGGGCTGGATCCCGCTGTTTATGGTGCTGTTCGGCATCGATGACGGGCTGAAACTTGCCGTGATCATCAAGGCCGTGCTTATCCCCGTGACGCTGCATACGCAAACGGGCGTGCGCAACGTGCCGCATGCACTACAGGAAATCGCTCGCACTCTGCGCCTGCCGTGGCATCAGCGCCTCATCAAATTAACGCTGCCCGCCGCTCTCCCTACCTGGTTAACCGGTTTACGGCTCGCGCTTTCACAGGCGTGGGTGTCGCTGATCGTGGTCGAACTGCTGGCGTCGTCTCAGGGCATTGGCTACCTATTGGTGTGGGGGCGACAGCTGTTTCAGTTGGATATTGTGTTTGTCTGTATCGCCGTCATCGGGCTGGCGGGGCTGACGATGGAGTGGGCAATCAATCAACTGGAACACCGTCTGGTTTTCTGGCCGCATCCGCCGCTCAGCCGCTTAACCGCCGCGCCATCTCGCCGCTTATCGGCGTTGGTTTTCCCCTTTCTGCTTCTGCTGCTCTGGCAACAGGCCAGCCGTTTCAGTTGGATCGATCCGCTGCTGCTGCCACCGCCCGCCGATGTGTGGCACATGCTGTTGCAAGGCGTGCGTGACGGTTCACTCACCGAGGCGATGCAGGCCAGTCTGACCCGTGCGCTCGCCGGTGCGATAGGTGGGATTGTCGTAGGTCTCGTGTGCGGCGTGCTGCTGGGGCTGAATGCCACCAGCGACGCCCTCTTCACGCCTACGGTTGCGACGCTGCGTCAGATCGCGCTGTTTGCCTGGCTGCCGCTGCTGACCGCCTGGGTTGGCAACGATGAAACTGGGAAAATCACGTTTGTCGCGCTGGCCTCCTTCTTCCCCATGCTGGTCGCCAGCCATCGCGGTATCCGCCAGCGATCCCAAGCCTTACAGGAAGTCGCACAGGTACTGCAACTGCGTTTATCAACGCGTCTGCGGGTGCTGATCCTGCCCGGTGCCGCGCCCGCTATCTTCGCTGGTTTACGTCTGTCGCTGATTTACGCCTGGCTTGGCACCATCGGCGCGGAATATTTCATGTCATCCGGCACCGGGATCGGCAGCCTGATGATCAACGCCCAACAGTTACTGGATATGCCCCTGATTATCAGCGGCATGCTGTTGATTGGATTAACAGGCGCGGTACTCGACCGCGTCGGATTAGGTCTGGAACAGCGGATGACGCGCTGGCGTTCCGCAGGAGAAATCGTATGA
- a CDS encoding ABC transporter substrate-binding protein: MQHATLLITASPITASSRWRWGMKVLSTALLMGAALVSTVQANDAAPQDAQKPTEIRIGLPDQSAGSKPFIRGPLGLAHIRQQLEKEFEPQGIKIQWSFFKGAGPAVNEALANKQLDVVYLGDLAAIIGRAGSLPTRVLVGSRGSNSYLAATPESGIQRIEDLRGKRIAVYKGTADQLSFERAIKSVGLNERDVRVINLDWTAGKAALAARRVDAVWGGVSLLALRKQGINIVTTSRALGWPNTTQAAVLATQDFIDRYPGTTQQLVNVLVDNAQWIGDAQHLTEYTALMAEQSQIPQAIFQEELKAEDLPFQSSPRLDPFLLSSLQDSIERAKAAGLIRNTFSASDWFAGQFVDRALKAKGLESNWPVYDASGDPAK; the protein is encoded by the coding sequence ATGCAGCACGCCACCCTGTTGATCACCGCCTCGCCGATAACGGCATCTTCCCGCTGGCGCTGGGGGATGAAGGTATTAAGTACTGCCTTGCTGATGGGCGCCGCGCTCGTTTCCACCGTTCAGGCAAACGACGCTGCCCCGCAGGATGCACAGAAGCCGACAGAAATTCGTATTGGTTTGCCGGATCAGAGTGCAGGTAGCAAACCCTTTATTCGTGGACCGCTGGGGCTGGCGCATATTCGCCAACAGTTAGAGAAAGAATTTGAGCCGCAGGGCATCAAGATTCAGTGGTCATTCTTTAAAGGCGCGGGGCCAGCGGTGAATGAGGCGCTGGCAAACAAACAACTGGATGTGGTGTATCTGGGCGATCTGGCGGCGATTATCGGCCGTGCGGGTAGCCTGCCGACACGGGTGCTGGTGGGATCGCGTGGCTCTAATTCTTATCTGGCGGCGACGCCGGAATCGGGTATTCAGCGTATTGAAGATTTACGCGGCAAGCGGATTGCGGTCTACAAAGGGACGGCCGACCAGCTGTCATTTGAACGCGCGATTAAAAGTGTCGGGCTAAATGAGCGGGACGTGCGCGTCATTAATCTGGACTGGACGGCAGGCAAGGCGGCGCTGGCGGCCAGACGCGTGGATGCGGTGTGGGGCGGCGTCTCTCTGCTGGCGTTACGTAAGCAGGGCATTAATATTGTGACCACCAGCCGAGCGCTGGGCTGGCCGAATACCACGCAGGCTGCGGTGCTGGCGACGCAGGACTTTATCGACCGCTACCCAGGCACGACGCAGCAACTGGTGAATGTGCTGGTGGACAATGCGCAATGGATCGGTGATGCGCAGCACCTGACGGAATACACGGCGCTCATGGCTGAGCAGAGTCAGATTCCGCAGGCGATTTTTCAGGAAGAGCTGAAAGCGGAAGATCTTCCCTTCCAAAGCTCACCGCGTCTCGATCCGTTCCTGCTCAGCAGCTTGCAGGACAGCATTGAGCGGGCGAAAGCCGCCGGGCTGATTCGCAACACGTTCTCGGCCAGCGACTGGTTTGCCGGCCAGTTTGTTGACCGGGCGCTGAAAGCCAAAGGGCTGGAATCGAACTGGCCGGTGTATGACGCCAGCGGTGATCCTGCGAAATAA
- a CDS encoding LysR family transcriptional regulator: MHLDLRQLRNFLALAEHGSFVQAAEAVCLSQSAFSRSIQALEQTMGHPLIDRQSRRFALTWQGNTLLPFARRMQELSWELMTDMRQISEAQEGELTFGSGPAPSTTLIPKAVAHFHALRPRARVTYSVDNWQSLRERLLADEWPFIVADTWQAEMETNLHVQPLSQQRCFFICHSSHPLVQQANVTPDDLLRFPLASPFMPVGMRKVLAALTRQPDYRPQIQCDHIYSVFSILRHTQAISFASEDGFALGRLSHQLVEIPLTGTPPEWANMQTRFGIVTCLQRTLPPLAELMIESILTQDRLRSPAPALPTL, from the coding sequence ATGCATCTGGATTTACGGCAATTACGCAATTTTCTTGCACTGGCAGAACATGGGAGTTTTGTACAGGCCGCAGAGGCCGTCTGCCTGTCGCAATCGGCATTCAGCCGCAGCATTCAGGCGCTGGAACAAACGATGGGGCATCCGCTTATCGACCGCCAGAGCCGTCGCTTTGCGCTAACGTGGCAGGGCAATACGCTGCTGCCATTTGCGCGGCGTATGCAGGAGCTGTCATGGGAACTGATGACCGACATGCGGCAGATCAGCGAGGCACAGGAAGGCGAACTGACGTTTGGCAGCGGCCCGGCGCCGTCTACCACGCTGATCCCCAAGGCGGTCGCGCATTTTCACGCCCTCCGTCCGCGAGCCAGAGTCACCTACAGCGTAGATAACTGGCAATCCCTGCGTGAGCGGTTGCTAGCCGACGAGTGGCCTTTTATCGTTGCCGATACCTGGCAGGCCGAAATGGAAACCAACCTTCATGTCCAGCCATTAAGCCAGCAACGCTGCTTTTTTATCTGCCACTCTTCGCACCCGCTAGTGCAGCAGGCAAACGTTACGCCGGACGATCTCCTGCGCTTCCCGCTCGCCTCCCCTTTTATGCCCGTAGGTATGCGCAAGGTGTTGGCCGCCTTAACGCGTCAGCCCGATTATCGGCCACAGATTCAGTGTGACCATATCTATTCTGTTTTCAGCATCCTGCGGCATACGCAGGCCATCAGCTTTGCCAGCGAGGATGGGTTTGCACTGGGACGATTAAGTCATCAACTGGTCGAAATTCCGCTCACGGGCACCCCGCCGGAATGGGCAAACATGCAAACCCGTTTCGGTATTGTCACCTGTTTGCAGAGAACGCTGCCGCCGTTGGCTGAGCTGATGATCGAAAGCATACTGACGCAAGACAGGCTGCGCTCACCGGCTCCGGCACTGCCAACCCTGTGA
- a CDS encoding CDP-diacylglycerol diphosphatase has product MPKKRVIGMVLLLAVIIAAIGWKVGRGNSNALWEIVSEQCVPNQQRNGKPAPCLEVNLAEGYVLFDDRNGPYHDLLLPTEKISGIESPELLQQNIPNFFEQAWDRRGHLSREAGKPIRDDYLSLAINSRYGRTQNQLHIHIACLRPEIYHTLNQQFPTLSTDWKTLPVKINGHVYLAKTLAVNELSQSDPLKTLDRYAQQQNESIGKYGLAMISMPTGEKVLLASGHDVFNMSLGSVEEIQDFSCALAK; this is encoded by the coding sequence ATGCCGAAAAAACGTGTCATCGGCATGGTGCTATTACTCGCTGTAATCATTGCCGCTATAGGGTGGAAGGTTGGTCGGGGAAACAGCAATGCGCTGTGGGAGATCGTCAGCGAACAGTGCGTGCCCAACCAACAGCGTAACGGTAAACCCGCCCCCTGTCTGGAAGTCAATCTGGCGGAAGGTTACGTGCTTTTTGATGACAGAAACGGCCCCTATCATGACCTGCTGCTCCCAACCGAGAAAATCAGCGGCATCGAAAGCCCTGAACTCTTGCAGCAAAACATACCCAATTTCTTTGAACAGGCATGGGACAGACGCGGCCATTTGTCGCGCGAAGCGGGTAAACCGATCAGAGATGATTATCTCTCGCTAGCGATTAATTCACGCTATGGCCGTACACAAAACCAGCTGCATATCCACATTGCCTGCCTGCGCCCGGAGATTTATCACACGTTGAACCAGCAGTTCCCCACGCTCTCTACTGACTGGAAAACGCTGCCGGTAAAAATTAACGGCCACGTCTATCTGGCAAAAACGCTCGCGGTGAACGAACTGTCGCAAAGCGATCCGCTCAAAACGCTCGATCGCTACGCACAGCAACAGAATGAGTCTATCGGCAAATACGGCCTTGCGATGATCTCTATGCCGACGGGAGAAAAGGTGCTGCTCGCCAGCGGCCACGATGTGTTCAATATGAGCCTCGGCTCCGTGGAAGAAATTCAGGATTTTTCCTGTGCACTGGCGAAATAG